From Anopheles arabiensis isolate DONGOLA chromosome 3, AaraD3, whole genome shotgun sequence, a single genomic window includes:
- the LOC120903672 gene encoding protein farnesyltransferase/geranylgeranyltransferase type-1 subunit alpha, translating into MADGNSSDEDFSDDWALYSRRPEWSDITPLPQDDGENPVVMIQYSERFNDVFGYLRAIISRQEKSQRALELTKDAAKLNAANYTVWQYRRDILKALNADLYEELSYIGRVIADNPKNYQVWHHRRVIVEWLDDPSSELTLTESILDMDAKNYHAWQHRQWVIKNYNLFDDELHYVDRLISEDMRNNSAWNERFFVLKHGGFTPEVLEREVNYVITRVGLIKNNESPWNFLRGLLQQGTGKLAQFPVVVEFCEALYNDGIRSPYLLAFLVDLYAEQYFDVIESGGNEAVAEEYHQKVQDLCESMANQHDKIRCKYWRYIAENFRRKASERVAAGGGQNGA; encoded by the exons ATGGCAGACGGTAACAGTTCCGATGAGGATTTCTCCGACGATTGGGCGCTGTACTCGCGCCGGCCGGAGTGGTCCGACATTACACCACTTCCCCAGGACGACGGGGAGAATCCGGTCGTGATGATCCAGTACAGTGAGCGCT TTAACGATGTGTTTGGCTATCTGCGTGCGATCATATCGAGGCAGGAAAAGTCCCAGCGCGCCCTCGAGCTGACGAAGGACGCGGCCAAGCTGAATGCCGCCAACTACACCGTGTGGCAGTACCGGCGGGACATTCTGAAAGCGCTCAACGCCGACCTGTACGAGGAGCTGTCCTACATCGGGCGGGTCATTGCGGACAATCCGAAAAACTACCAGGTGTGGCATCATCGGCGCGTCATCGTCGAATGGTTGGACGACCCATCGAGCGAGCTGACACTGACGGAGAGCATTCTCGACATGGATGCGAAGAACTATCACGCCTGGCAGCACCGGCAGTGGGTCATAAAGAACTACAA CCTATTTGACGATGAGCTGCATTACGTGGACCGGTTAATATCGGAGGATATGCGCAACAATTCCGCTTGGAACGAGCGGTTCTTCGTGCTGAAGCACGGCGGCTTCACGCCGGAGGTGCTCGAGCGCGAGGTCAACTACGTCATCACGCGCGTGGGCCTGATCAAAAACAATGAAAGCCCGTGGAACTTTTTGCGCGGACTGCTGCAGCAGGGCACCGGCAAGCTGGCCCAGTTCCCGGTGGTGGTCGAGTTCTGCGAGGCACTGTACAACGACGGCATCCGGTCGCCGTACCTGCTGGCCTTTCTGGTGGACCTGTACGCCGAGCAATACTTCGATGTGATCGAGTCGGGCGGCAATGAAGCGGTGGCCGAGGAGTACCACCAGAAGGTGCAGGATCTGTGCGAGTCGATGGCGAACCAGCACGACAAGATACGCTGCAAGTACTGGCGCTACATTGCGGAAAACTTTCGGCGGAAAGCGTCCGAGCGGGTGGCGGCCGGCGGCGGACAAAATGGCGCGTGA